The genomic DNA CGCTTATGGCAATTAAAAAGTTGGGATAAAATGATGCTTCCTCAACCTTTTTCCAAAATTTATATGACGATTGGCTCCCCTATCTCCTATCCTGCTCACATTAATCTAGACCATTATTCTCATATGCTCGAAAATGCTCTTATAGATACCGATCAATCAGCTTATCTACAGTTTAGGAATAGGCCTCTATAAATGATGATGAAACATTTTGATTCTTAAGGTGCCAGGCAACTAAAATCTATTGACAACAAGGTCATGATGATTCATAACCATTCATTAAAATAGTTATTTTTTTTAAGAGTAGAAGATTTATGGAAGAGACTAAAGCTATTCAAGTGCCAGCAAGTGAGATTCAAAATATTTTAAAATTTATACAAAATAAATTTTATCGCCTGCCTCTTTACCAGTTTCGCATTAACGCCGGATTTCCTTCCTTAGGTGAAGGAGATATCGAAAAAAGAATTGATTTAAATGAACTTTTGATTAAAGAGCCGGATGTCACTTTCCTTTTAAAGGTGTGTGGAGACTCGATGATCAATGCAGGGATTCATCATAATGATATTATAGTCGTTGATCGAAGCATAGAGCCCTCGGAAGGAAAAATTGTTATCGCTTCTTTAAATGGTGAGTTAACTGTCAAGCGCCTACGTCGAGTAGCGGATAGGCTCACGCTAGTGGCTGAAAACAAAGCTTATGCCCCTATTGAAATCACTGAGGATACGGAATTACGCATCTGGGGAGTGGCAATAAGCGTGATTCACGCTCTTTAGTGGCTACGTTAAAAAGAATAAAGCTTAGCTAAAGACATGAGCGGTAAGATTTTTCAAGCTTTTTTTTAAGCTCTTAATTTCATGACCATTAAGAGCTTTATCAAAAGAAAGCGTTGCCTTATTTTAAACGGGCCAGGCAAATGCTTAATTTAAAGCATCCCTAATTTGCATTAAAAGATTATTTTCAATCATATGGCTTACACCTCTAATGCTATTAAAAAAAGCTTTAGTATTAGAATGTCCATGGCATTTGATGACGAGGCCTTCTACACCACATAAAAGAGCTCCTTGGTATTCGGCATAGTAAAAAAGAGCTTGTAAATACTCTAAAGGCTCATGTAAAGAGCTTAGAGGATAACCATGTTGAGTCTCCCTTAAATATTC from Neochlamydia sp. AcF84 includes the following:
- the umuD gene encoding translesion error-prone DNA polymerase V autoproteolytic subunit; its protein translation is MEETKAIQVPASEIQNILKFIQNKFYRLPLYQFRINAGFPSLGEGDIEKRIDLNELLIKEPDVTFLLKVCGDSMINAGIHHNDIIVVDRSIEPSEGKIVIASLNGELTVKRLRRVADRLTLVAENKAYAPIEITEDTELRIWGVAISVIHAL